The following coding sequences are from one Molothrus aeneus isolate 106 chromosome 23, BPBGC_Maene_1.0, whole genome shotgun sequence window:
- the PHACTR4 gene encoding phosphatase and actin regulator 4 isoform X3, whose protein sequence is MGVDVLESGDTTPPTKRKSKFSSFGKIFKPWKWRKKKSSDKFKETSEVLERKISMRKPREELVKRGVLLEEPEQDGEEPEKLNPPALKNGHTVPIGGPGVCNLPSQEEEATKPPSLRKPAPVEEPKKRQGSSSSHPGPELEPPQEPHVSRQPLLPPKRPPSTSQEANEVQAKDPIPASSTARTAPFSTAPTAAKTVNSTAAPSPAPRTLLPAPASANTTAPTSTTSTAPAKQPPVPPPKPVNRNSNSLIAELSQVMTSGTALSKPSPPLPPKRGLLPNNTSEAVASKPPNDRTVTGSRPAPIPVHVTSAYPPPSPSPPLPTHVPPEPPRVALPASTPVLDPPCSLDLPKEIPPPALPEDFRSMEASKRTAEQGFGEPHVLPRLPQIPLHIRIQQALASPLPVTPPPEGSHRAHSLLFENDGFGEDNGTLGRTRSLPVTIEMLKVPDDEEEEDDDQEEEQNSGPHVYIGDVPSVTVIPKLVPQVLLEEQEGDEGMSDSDSEGPILYKDDEDEEEDESHNSMLANKVKRKDTLAIKLGNTTAPQEEKSIFPRKTKEEWNEIRHQIGTTLIRRLSQRPTAEELEQRNILQPKNEADRQAEKREIKRRLTRKLSQRPTVAELQARKILRFNEYVEVTDAQDYDRRADKPWTKLTPADKAAIRKELNEFKSCEMEVHEESKQFTRYHRP, encoded by the exons ATGGGGGTAGATGTTTTGGAGTCAGGTGACACCACACCTCCTACAAAGAGGAAAAGCAAGTTCTCAAGCTTTGGCAAGATTTTCAAACCCTGGAagtggaggaaaaagaaaagcagtgacaAATTCAAGGAGACTTCAGAAG TTTTAGAACGAAAGATTTCTATGCGAAAGCCAAGAGAGGAGCTGGTAAAAAGAGGGGTTCTGTTGGAAGAGCCTGAGCAGG ATGGTGAAGAGCCAGAGAAGCTGAACCCACCTGCACTGAAGAATGGCCACACTGTCCCCATTGGGGGCCCCGGGGTCTGTAACCTGCCCAGCCAGGAGGAAGAGGCCACAAAGCCACCCAGCCTTAGGAAGCCTGCTCCAGTGGAGGAACCAAAGAAGAGGCAGG gctcctccagcagccaccCTGGGCCTGAACTGGAACCACCTCAGGAGCCACATGTTTCCAGACAacctcttcttcctccaaaaCGACCTCCCTCCACTTCCCAGGAGGCAAACGAAGTACAGGCAAAGGATCCAATACCTGCCAGCAGTACTGCAAGAACTGCCCCCTTCAGCACAGCCCCCACGGCAGCAAAGACAGTCAATTCCACagctgccccttccccagcccccaggactctgctccctgctcctgccagtgcCAACACTACTGCTCCCACCAGTAcaaccagcacagctcctgccaaaCAGCCTCCCGTTCCTCCTCCCAAACCTGTCAACAGAAACAGCAACTCACTAATAG ctgaacTTTCCCAAGTAATGACCAGTGGTACAGCCTTGTCcaagccttcccctcctctccctccaaagAGAGGCCTCCTGCCTAACAACACGTCAGAGGCTGTCGCCTCTAAGCCCCCAAATGacaggacagtgacagggagTCGCCCCGCACCGATTCCAGTGCACGTGACCTCAGCTTATCCACCACCTTCGCCCTCGCCGCCGCTGCCCACCCACGTGCCCCCCGAACCTCCACGCGTGGCCTTGCCCGCCTCCACCCCTGTCCTAGACCCACCGTGCTCCCTGGACCTCCCCAAGGAgattcctcctcctgctcttcctgaaGACTTCAGGTCCATGGAGGCGTCGAAGAGGACAGCAGAACAAGGCTTTGGTGAACCCCACGTGCTGCCTCgcctgccccaaatcccactgcACATTCGTATCCAGCAGGCTCTGGCCAGCCCTCTGCCTGTCACTCCACCTCCCGAGGGATCCCACAGGGCTCACTCATTGCTCTTTGAGAACGATGGTTTTGGAGAAGACAATGGCACCCTAGGCAGGACAAGATCCCTGCCTGTCACCATTGAGATGCTCAAAGT TCCAGAcgatgaggaagaggaagatgatgaCCAGGAAGAGGAACAGAATTCAGGTCCTCATGTGTATATTGGAGATGTGCCATCTGTCACAGTCATCCCCAAACTGGTACCCCAGGTcctcctggaggagcaggaaggagacGAAGGGATGAGCGACTCTGACTCGGAGGGGCCCATCCTGTATAaagatgatgaggatgaggaagaagaTGAAAGCCATAACA GCATGCTGGCCAACAAAGTGAAGAGGAAAGATACGCTTGCTATAAAGCTGGGGAACACAACTGCACCACAGGAGGAGAAGAGCATCTTCCCTCGGAAGACCAAGGAGGAGTGGAACGAAATCCGTCACCAGATTGGGACAACACTGATCAG GCGACTGAGTCAGAGACCAACTGCAGAAGAACTGGAACAGAGGAACATTCTTCAGC CGAAAAATGAAGCTGACCGTCAAGCTGAGAAGCGGGAGATCAAGCGCCGGCTCACCAGAAAG CTTAGCCAAAGGCCTacagtggcagagctgcaggccaGGAAGATCCTGAGGTTTAATGAATATGTGGAAGTAACAGATGCTCAAGACTATGACCGGCGAGCAGATAAGCCATGGACAAAGCTGACTCCAGCTGACAAG GCAGCCATCAGGAAGGAGCTGAATGAGTTTAAGAGCTGTGAAATGGAAGTGCACGAGGAGAGCAAGCAGTTCACGAG ATACCATCGACCATAA
- the PHACTR4 gene encoding phosphatase and actin regulator 4 isoform X1 — MGQPHFSRPVNPGAFAEDVDHAPSDASMGVDVLESGDTTPPTKRKSKFSSFGKIFKPWKWRKKKSSDKFKETSEVLERKISMRKPREELVKRGVLLEEPEQDGEEPEKLNPPALKNGHTVPIGGPGVCNLPSQEEEATKPPSLRKPAPVEEPKKRQGSSSSHPGPELEPPQEPHVSRQPLLPPKRPPSTSQEANEVQAKDPIPASSTARTAPFSTAPTAAKTVNSTAAPSPAPRTLLPAPASANTTAPTSTTSTAPAKQPPVPPPKPVNRNSNSLIAELSQVMTSGTALSKPSPPLPPKRGLLPNNTSEAVASKPPNDRTVTGSRPAPIPVHVTSAYPPPSPSPPLPTHVPPEPPRVALPASTPVLDPPCSLDLPKEIPPPALPEDFRSMEASKRTAEQGFGEPHVLPRLPQIPLHIRIQQALASPLPVTPPPEGSHRAHSLLFENDGFGEDNGTLGRTRSLPVTIEMLKVPDDEEEEDDDQEEEQNSGPHVYIGDVPSVTVIPKLVPQVLLEEQEGDEGMSDSDSEGPILYKDDEDEEEDESHNSMLANKVKRKDTLAIKLGNTTAPQEEKSIFPRKTKEEWNEIRHQIGTTLIRRLSQRPTAEELEQRNILQPKNEADRQAEKREIKRRLTRKLSQRPTVAELQARKILRFNEYVEVTDAQDYDRRADKPWTKLTPADKAAIRKELNEFKSCEMEVHEESKQFTRYHRP, encoded by the exons ATGGGGCAGCCGCACTTCTCGAGACCGGTAAATCCAGGTGCTTTTG CTGAAGACGTGGATCACGCCCCAAGTGATGCCAGCATGGGGGTAGATGTTTTGGAGTCAGGTGACACCACACCTCCTACAAAGAGGAAAAGCAAGTTCTCAAGCTTTGGCAAGATTTTCAAACCCTGGAagtggaggaaaaagaaaagcagtgacaAATTCAAGGAGACTTCAGAAG TTTTAGAACGAAAGATTTCTATGCGAAAGCCAAGAGAGGAGCTGGTAAAAAGAGGGGTTCTGTTGGAAGAGCCTGAGCAGG ATGGTGAAGAGCCAGAGAAGCTGAACCCACCTGCACTGAAGAATGGCCACACTGTCCCCATTGGGGGCCCCGGGGTCTGTAACCTGCCCAGCCAGGAGGAAGAGGCCACAAAGCCACCCAGCCTTAGGAAGCCTGCTCCAGTGGAGGAACCAAAGAAGAGGCAGG gctcctccagcagccaccCTGGGCCTGAACTGGAACCACCTCAGGAGCCACATGTTTCCAGACAacctcttcttcctccaaaaCGACCTCCCTCCACTTCCCAGGAGGCAAACGAAGTACAGGCAAAGGATCCAATACCTGCCAGCAGTACTGCAAGAACTGCCCCCTTCAGCACAGCCCCCACGGCAGCAAAGACAGTCAATTCCACagctgccccttccccagcccccaggactctgctccctgctcctgccagtgcCAACACTACTGCTCCCACCAGTAcaaccagcacagctcctgccaaaCAGCCTCCCGTTCCTCCTCCCAAACCTGTCAACAGAAACAGCAACTCACTAATAG ctgaacTTTCCCAAGTAATGACCAGTGGTACAGCCTTGTCcaagccttcccctcctctccctccaaagAGAGGCCTCCTGCCTAACAACACGTCAGAGGCTGTCGCCTCTAAGCCCCCAAATGacaggacagtgacagggagTCGCCCCGCACCGATTCCAGTGCACGTGACCTCAGCTTATCCACCACCTTCGCCCTCGCCGCCGCTGCCCACCCACGTGCCCCCCGAACCTCCACGCGTGGCCTTGCCCGCCTCCACCCCTGTCCTAGACCCACCGTGCTCCCTGGACCTCCCCAAGGAgattcctcctcctgctcttcctgaaGACTTCAGGTCCATGGAGGCGTCGAAGAGGACAGCAGAACAAGGCTTTGGTGAACCCCACGTGCTGCCTCgcctgccccaaatcccactgcACATTCGTATCCAGCAGGCTCTGGCCAGCCCTCTGCCTGTCACTCCACCTCCCGAGGGATCCCACAGGGCTCACTCATTGCTCTTTGAGAACGATGGTTTTGGAGAAGACAATGGCACCCTAGGCAGGACAAGATCCCTGCCTGTCACCATTGAGATGCTCAAAGT TCCAGAcgatgaggaagaggaagatgatgaCCAGGAAGAGGAACAGAATTCAGGTCCTCATGTGTATATTGGAGATGTGCCATCTGTCACAGTCATCCCCAAACTGGTACCCCAGGTcctcctggaggagcaggaaggagacGAAGGGATGAGCGACTCTGACTCGGAGGGGCCCATCCTGTATAaagatgatgaggatgaggaagaagaTGAAAGCCATAACA GCATGCTGGCCAACAAAGTGAAGAGGAAAGATACGCTTGCTATAAAGCTGGGGAACACAACTGCACCACAGGAGGAGAAGAGCATCTTCCCTCGGAAGACCAAGGAGGAGTGGAACGAAATCCGTCACCAGATTGGGACAACACTGATCAG GCGACTGAGTCAGAGACCAACTGCAGAAGAACTGGAACAGAGGAACATTCTTCAGC CGAAAAATGAAGCTGACCGTCAAGCTGAGAAGCGGGAGATCAAGCGCCGGCTCACCAGAAAG CTTAGCCAAAGGCCTacagtggcagagctgcaggccaGGAAGATCCTGAGGTTTAATGAATATGTGGAAGTAACAGATGCTCAAGACTATGACCGGCGAGCAGATAAGCCATGGACAAAGCTGACTCCAGCTGACAAG GCAGCCATCAGGAAGGAGCTGAATGAGTTTAAGAGCTGTGAAATGGAAGTGCACGAGGAGAGCAAGCAGTTCACGAG ATACCATCGACCATAA
- the PHACTR4 gene encoding phosphatase and actin regulator 4 isoform X4, which translates to MGQPHFSRPVNPGAFAEDVDHAPSDASMGVDVLESGDTTPPTKRKSKFSSFGKIFKPWKWRKKKSSDKFKETSEDGEEPEKLNPPALKNGHTVPIGGPGVCNLPSQEEEATKPPSLRKPAPVEEPKKRQGSSSSHPGPELEPPQEPHVSRQPLLPPKRPPSTSQEANEVQAKDPIPASSTARTAPFSTAPTAAKTVNSTAAPSPAPRTLLPAPASANTTAPTSTTSTAPAKQPPVPPPKPVNRNSNSLIAELSQVMTSGTALSKPSPPLPPKRGLLPNNTSEAVASKPPNDRTVTGSRPAPIPVHVTSAYPPPSPSPPLPTHVPPEPPRVALPASTPVLDPPCSLDLPKEIPPPALPEDFRSMEASKRTAEQGFGEPHVLPRLPQIPLHIRIQQALASPLPVTPPPEGSHRAHSLLFENDGFGEDNGTLGRTRSLPVTIEMLKVPDDEEEEDDDQEEEQNSGPHVYIGDVPSVTVIPKLVPQVLLEEQEGDEGMSDSDSEGPILYKDDEDEEEDESHNSMLANKVKRKDTLAIKLGNTTAPQEEKSIFPRKTKEEWNEIRHQIGTTLIRRLSQRPTAEELEQRNILQPKNEADRQAEKREIKRRLTRKLSQRPTVAELQARKILRFNEYVEVTDAQDYDRRADKPWTKLTPADKAAIRKELNEFKSCEMEVHEESKQFTRYHRP; encoded by the exons ATGGGGCAGCCGCACTTCTCGAGACCGGTAAATCCAGGTGCTTTTG CTGAAGACGTGGATCACGCCCCAAGTGATGCCAGCATGGGGGTAGATGTTTTGGAGTCAGGTGACACCACACCTCCTACAAAGAGGAAAAGCAAGTTCTCAAGCTTTGGCAAGATTTTCAAACCCTGGAagtggaggaaaaagaaaagcagtgacaAATTCAAGGAGACTTCAGAAG ATGGTGAAGAGCCAGAGAAGCTGAACCCACCTGCACTGAAGAATGGCCACACTGTCCCCATTGGGGGCCCCGGGGTCTGTAACCTGCCCAGCCAGGAGGAAGAGGCCACAAAGCCACCCAGCCTTAGGAAGCCTGCTCCAGTGGAGGAACCAAAGAAGAGGCAGG gctcctccagcagccaccCTGGGCCTGAACTGGAACCACCTCAGGAGCCACATGTTTCCAGACAacctcttcttcctccaaaaCGACCTCCCTCCACTTCCCAGGAGGCAAACGAAGTACAGGCAAAGGATCCAATACCTGCCAGCAGTACTGCAAGAACTGCCCCCTTCAGCACAGCCCCCACGGCAGCAAAGACAGTCAATTCCACagctgccccttccccagcccccaggactctgctccctgctcctgccagtgcCAACACTACTGCTCCCACCAGTAcaaccagcacagctcctgccaaaCAGCCTCCCGTTCCTCCTCCCAAACCTGTCAACAGAAACAGCAACTCACTAATAG ctgaacTTTCCCAAGTAATGACCAGTGGTACAGCCTTGTCcaagccttcccctcctctccctccaaagAGAGGCCTCCTGCCTAACAACACGTCAGAGGCTGTCGCCTCTAAGCCCCCAAATGacaggacagtgacagggagTCGCCCCGCACCGATTCCAGTGCACGTGACCTCAGCTTATCCACCACCTTCGCCCTCGCCGCCGCTGCCCACCCACGTGCCCCCCGAACCTCCACGCGTGGCCTTGCCCGCCTCCACCCCTGTCCTAGACCCACCGTGCTCCCTGGACCTCCCCAAGGAgattcctcctcctgctcttcctgaaGACTTCAGGTCCATGGAGGCGTCGAAGAGGACAGCAGAACAAGGCTTTGGTGAACCCCACGTGCTGCCTCgcctgccccaaatcccactgcACATTCGTATCCAGCAGGCTCTGGCCAGCCCTCTGCCTGTCACTCCACCTCCCGAGGGATCCCACAGGGCTCACTCATTGCTCTTTGAGAACGATGGTTTTGGAGAAGACAATGGCACCCTAGGCAGGACAAGATCCCTGCCTGTCACCATTGAGATGCTCAAAGT TCCAGAcgatgaggaagaggaagatgatgaCCAGGAAGAGGAACAGAATTCAGGTCCTCATGTGTATATTGGAGATGTGCCATCTGTCACAGTCATCCCCAAACTGGTACCCCAGGTcctcctggaggagcaggaaggagacGAAGGGATGAGCGACTCTGACTCGGAGGGGCCCATCCTGTATAaagatgatgaggatgaggaagaagaTGAAAGCCATAACA GCATGCTGGCCAACAAAGTGAAGAGGAAAGATACGCTTGCTATAAAGCTGGGGAACACAACTGCACCACAGGAGGAGAAGAGCATCTTCCCTCGGAAGACCAAGGAGGAGTGGAACGAAATCCGTCACCAGATTGGGACAACACTGATCAG GCGACTGAGTCAGAGACCAACTGCAGAAGAACTGGAACAGAGGAACATTCTTCAGC CGAAAAATGAAGCTGACCGTCAAGCTGAGAAGCGGGAGATCAAGCGCCGGCTCACCAGAAAG CTTAGCCAAAGGCCTacagtggcagagctgcaggccaGGAAGATCCTGAGGTTTAATGAATATGTGGAAGTAACAGATGCTCAAGACTATGACCGGCGAGCAGATAAGCCATGGACAAAGCTGACTCCAGCTGACAAG GCAGCCATCAGGAAGGAGCTGAATGAGTTTAAGAGCTGTGAAATGGAAGTGCACGAGGAGAGCAAGCAGTTCACGAG ATACCATCGACCATAA
- the PHACTR4 gene encoding phosphatase and actin regulator 4 isoform X2 has protein sequence MEENAAEDVDHAPSDASMGVDVLESGDTTPPTKRKSKFSSFGKIFKPWKWRKKKSSDKFKETSEVLERKISMRKPREELVKRGVLLEEPEQDGEEPEKLNPPALKNGHTVPIGGPGVCNLPSQEEEATKPPSLRKPAPVEEPKKRQGSSSSHPGPELEPPQEPHVSRQPLLPPKRPPSTSQEANEVQAKDPIPASSTARTAPFSTAPTAAKTVNSTAAPSPAPRTLLPAPASANTTAPTSTTSTAPAKQPPVPPPKPVNRNSNSLIAELSQVMTSGTALSKPSPPLPPKRGLLPNNTSEAVASKPPNDRTVTGSRPAPIPVHVTSAYPPPSPSPPLPTHVPPEPPRVALPASTPVLDPPCSLDLPKEIPPPALPEDFRSMEASKRTAEQGFGEPHVLPRLPQIPLHIRIQQALASPLPVTPPPEGSHRAHSLLFENDGFGEDNGTLGRTRSLPVTIEMLKVPDDEEEEDDDQEEEQNSGPHVYIGDVPSVTVIPKLVPQVLLEEQEGDEGMSDSDSEGPILYKDDEDEEEDESHNSMLANKVKRKDTLAIKLGNTTAPQEEKSIFPRKTKEEWNEIRHQIGTTLIRRLSQRPTAEELEQRNILQPKNEADRQAEKREIKRRLTRKLSQRPTVAELQARKILRFNEYVEVTDAQDYDRRADKPWTKLTPADKAAIRKELNEFKSCEMEVHEESKQFTRYHRP, from the exons ATGGAGGAGAACGCCG CTGAAGACGTGGATCACGCCCCAAGTGATGCCAGCATGGGGGTAGATGTTTTGGAGTCAGGTGACACCACACCTCCTACAAAGAGGAAAAGCAAGTTCTCAAGCTTTGGCAAGATTTTCAAACCCTGGAagtggaggaaaaagaaaagcagtgacaAATTCAAGGAGACTTCAGAAG TTTTAGAACGAAAGATTTCTATGCGAAAGCCAAGAGAGGAGCTGGTAAAAAGAGGGGTTCTGTTGGAAGAGCCTGAGCAGG ATGGTGAAGAGCCAGAGAAGCTGAACCCACCTGCACTGAAGAATGGCCACACTGTCCCCATTGGGGGCCCCGGGGTCTGTAACCTGCCCAGCCAGGAGGAAGAGGCCACAAAGCCACCCAGCCTTAGGAAGCCTGCTCCAGTGGAGGAACCAAAGAAGAGGCAGG gctcctccagcagccaccCTGGGCCTGAACTGGAACCACCTCAGGAGCCACATGTTTCCAGACAacctcttcttcctccaaaaCGACCTCCCTCCACTTCCCAGGAGGCAAACGAAGTACAGGCAAAGGATCCAATACCTGCCAGCAGTACTGCAAGAACTGCCCCCTTCAGCACAGCCCCCACGGCAGCAAAGACAGTCAATTCCACagctgccccttccccagcccccaggactctgctccctgctcctgccagtgcCAACACTACTGCTCCCACCAGTAcaaccagcacagctcctgccaaaCAGCCTCCCGTTCCTCCTCCCAAACCTGTCAACAGAAACAGCAACTCACTAATAG ctgaacTTTCCCAAGTAATGACCAGTGGTACAGCCTTGTCcaagccttcccctcctctccctccaaagAGAGGCCTCCTGCCTAACAACACGTCAGAGGCTGTCGCCTCTAAGCCCCCAAATGacaggacagtgacagggagTCGCCCCGCACCGATTCCAGTGCACGTGACCTCAGCTTATCCACCACCTTCGCCCTCGCCGCCGCTGCCCACCCACGTGCCCCCCGAACCTCCACGCGTGGCCTTGCCCGCCTCCACCCCTGTCCTAGACCCACCGTGCTCCCTGGACCTCCCCAAGGAgattcctcctcctgctcttcctgaaGACTTCAGGTCCATGGAGGCGTCGAAGAGGACAGCAGAACAAGGCTTTGGTGAACCCCACGTGCTGCCTCgcctgccccaaatcccactgcACATTCGTATCCAGCAGGCTCTGGCCAGCCCTCTGCCTGTCACTCCACCTCCCGAGGGATCCCACAGGGCTCACTCATTGCTCTTTGAGAACGATGGTTTTGGAGAAGACAATGGCACCCTAGGCAGGACAAGATCCCTGCCTGTCACCATTGAGATGCTCAAAGT TCCAGAcgatgaggaagaggaagatgatgaCCAGGAAGAGGAACAGAATTCAGGTCCTCATGTGTATATTGGAGATGTGCCATCTGTCACAGTCATCCCCAAACTGGTACCCCAGGTcctcctggaggagcaggaaggagacGAAGGGATGAGCGACTCTGACTCGGAGGGGCCCATCCTGTATAaagatgatgaggatgaggaagaagaTGAAAGCCATAACA GCATGCTGGCCAACAAAGTGAAGAGGAAAGATACGCTTGCTATAAAGCTGGGGAACACAACTGCACCACAGGAGGAGAAGAGCATCTTCCCTCGGAAGACCAAGGAGGAGTGGAACGAAATCCGTCACCAGATTGGGACAACACTGATCAG GCGACTGAGTCAGAGACCAACTGCAGAAGAACTGGAACAGAGGAACATTCTTCAGC CGAAAAATGAAGCTGACCGTCAAGCTGAGAAGCGGGAGATCAAGCGCCGGCTCACCAGAAAG CTTAGCCAAAGGCCTacagtggcagagctgcaggccaGGAAGATCCTGAGGTTTAATGAATATGTGGAAGTAACAGATGCTCAAGACTATGACCGGCGAGCAGATAAGCCATGGACAAAGCTGACTCCAGCTGACAAG GCAGCCATCAGGAAGGAGCTGAATGAGTTTAAGAGCTGTGAAATGGAAGTGCACGAGGAGAGCAAGCAGTTCACGAG ATACCATCGACCATAA